A part of Paenibacillus sp. sptzw28 genomic DNA contains:
- a CDS encoding transcriptional regulator, with amino-acid sequence MKIDTTPLSLPIYEALSSSVRLQIINLLAKQDMNVKELAQALNLSSPIMTMHVKKLEKAGIIQATKIPGQGGNRKVCTLVAEQITIDFPRKGDTSPTRDYHQTIVSVGHYTDFHIEPTCGLASTEKVIGEFDEPRCFLDAERFNAKILWFGRGFVDYKVPNYLLSDEIPEELEITMEISSEAPFTNRNWPSDISFHLNGVKLGTWTSPGDFGGKHGKYTPDWWWDEVNQYGLLKVIKVNKQGTFIDGNQVSVVSLDQLNIREKQLSFRIGIEENASHIGGVTLFGSGFGNYNQDIVFKLYYRQTEQAPAE; translated from the coding sequence ATGAAAATCGATACGACCCCTCTCTCGCTGCCGATATATGAAGCGCTATCGAGCAGCGTACGCCTGCAAATCATCAATCTACTGGCCAAGCAGGACATGAACGTCAAAGAACTTGCCCAAGCCCTGAATTTAAGCAGTCCCATTATGACTATGCACGTCAAGAAACTAGAGAAGGCCGGTATTATCCAAGCAACGAAAATCCCGGGGCAGGGCGGCAATCGCAAGGTGTGTACACTCGTCGCCGAGCAGATCACCATCGATTTTCCGCGCAAGGGCGATACATCACCTACCCGCGACTATCACCAAACCATTGTATCCGTTGGGCATTACACCGATTTCCACATCGAGCCTACCTGTGGACTCGCCTCGACGGAAAAGGTGATCGGCGAGTTCGACGAACCGCGCTGCTTCCTTGATGCTGAACGCTTCAACGCCAAGATTCTTTGGTTCGGGCGAGGCTTCGTCGATTACAAAGTGCCAAACTACCTGCTCAGCGATGAAATCCCTGAAGAGCTTGAGATTACGATGGAGATTTCATCTGAAGCCCCGTTCACCAACAGGAACTGGCCCTCCGACATTTCCTTCCACCTGAACGGCGTCAAGCTCGGCACCTGGACAAGTCCGGGAGATTTCGGCGGTAAACACGGGAAGTATACGCCGGATTGGTGGTGGGACGAAGTCAACCAGTACGGACTTCTGAAGGTGATCAAGGTGAACAAGCAAGGGACATTCATCGATGGAAATCAGGTGTCCGTCGTCTCGCTCGACCAGTTGAACATTCGGGAGAAGCAGCTGAGTTTCAGGATCGGCATTGAAGAGAACGCCTCACACATCGGCGGAGTTACGCTGTTCGGCTCCGGATTTGGCAACTACAATCAGGACATCGTATTCAAGTTATATTACCGGCAAACAGAACAAGCCCCGGCAGAGTAA